A genomic window from Populus alba chromosome 19, ASM523922v2, whole genome shotgun sequence includes:
- the LOC118052605 gene encoding probable leucine-rich repeat receptor-like serine/threonine-protein kinase At3g14840, producing MATALSDILRLTSSSLMLLLLMFCMGAINLEAQDVSLAPDEVEALLEVATQLGKKGWNRNMQLCNDTILPRKLEADNKVVCNCSVPGEPCHVIGIYLKRQDLDGTLPKAIEKLPHLKHLGLWANYLSGNIPLEWANTKLETLSVGVNQLTGKIPSYLGRITTLSYLNIQDNMFSGTVPPELGGLVNLENLTLSGNYLTGELPPALTNLTGLKELRLSSNNFTGRIPDFIQSWKQLDTLEIQAGGFTGPIPLNISVLTNLTDLKISNLLGDGSEFPHLESITGIKYLMLSNCNLSGKFPIYLTRMAQLKILDLSFNRLNGSLPTNYDGLPSLEKMYLTRNMFTGPIPDWFNQRSNRYELDLSYNNFTSEAKCKETLNLFKSTWGGNYLKPVECLSACSEERYSVHINCGGPEANIGNTIYEADDEPGGAAKYESKREDWQTSTTGHIWDVDSSSYNYKAENMSILRMDNSVLYTNARFTPLSLTYHVRCLVNGNYTIKLHFAEIVMRDNRSYYSLGRRIFDVYIQDIVVLKDFDIVKAAGGVDKVYIHNYTAPVTNGALEIRLHWAGKGTTRSPTKGTYGPLISAIDVESDFKPPTKGRRKRFIVAGAVVLSLFLVFILLSSLWWKGYLGGRTSRDRELVGLDLLTGIFTFSQIKAATNDFDPANKIGEGGFGCVYKGVLSDGTPIAVKQLSAKSKQGNREFVNEIGMISALQHPNLVRLYGCCIEGKQLLLVYEYMENNSLAHVLFGTKEIKATKLDWRTRQRICVSIAKGLVFLHEESTLKIVHRDIKGTNILLDKDMNAKISDFGMAKLDDEDNTHIDTRVAGTMGYMAPEYALYGYLTYKADVYSFGVVALEIVSGMNNVKFRRDENFVCLLDWVLYLQKNGDIMEIVDPRLGSEFNKKEVVRMINVALLCTNQSPALRPTMSRVVSMLEGKTDVEELVMVPSTLGDPSGYATALHNKFAQSSVNGSLSETQSLVKSSEGPWTTSSSSSAQDLYPISKS from the exons ATGGCTACTGCACTCTCTGATATTTTGAGACTCACATCTAGCTCACTCATGCTTCTGTTACTAATGTTTTGCATGGGAGCAATTAACTTGGAGGCCCAAGATGTGAGCCTTGCTCCTGATGAag TGGAAGCTCTACTTGAAGTAGCAACACAACTGGGCAAAAAAGGCTGGAATCGCAATATGCAACTGTGCAATGATACAATTTTACCTCGAAAGCTAGAAGCTGACAATAAAGTTGTTTGCAATTGCTCAGTTCCTGGAGAACCGTGCCACGTTATTGGCAT ATATCTCAAAAGGCAAGATCTTGACGGTACTCTCCCAAAGGCTATCGAGAAACTTCCACACCTTAAACATCT AGGTCTTTGGGCCAACTACCTGAGTGGCAATATACCACTTGAATGGGCTAATACCAAGCTGGAAACATT GTCTGTCGGCGTGAATCAGTTGACAGGAAAAATTCCTAGCTATCTGGGAAGGATTACCACACTTAGTTACCT GAACATTCAGGACAATATGTTTTCCGGAACTGTTCCCCCTGAGCTTGGAGGCTTGGTTAACCTGGAGAATCT AACTCTCAGTGGCAATTATCTCACTGGAGAGTTACCCCCGGCTCTGACTAATCTTACCGGATTGAAGGAACT AAGGCTTAGCAGCAATAACTTCACTGGAAGAATACCTGATTTTATTCAGAGCTGGAAACAACTTGATACATT AGAGATCCAAGCTGGTGGTTTCACTGGACCCATTCCTTTGAACATCTCTGTCTTGACTAATCTAACTGATCT aaaaataagtaacttaCTTGGAGATGGTTCAGAGTTTCCCCACCTAGAATCTATAACAGGCATTAAGTATCT GATGTTGAGCAACTGCAACTTGTCAGGAAAGTTTCCCATATATTTGACCAGAATGGCACAGCtgaaaatttt GGATCTCAGTTTCAACAGATTAAATGGTTCTCTTCCAACAAATTATGATGGCCTACCAAGCTTGGAGAAAAT GTATCTTACACGGAACATGTTTACAGGGCCCATCCCAGATTGGTTCAACCAAAGAAGCAATCGCTA TGAACTCGATCTTTCATACAACAATTTTACTTCGGAAGCAAAATGTAAAGAAACACT aaatctgttcaaAAGTACTTGGGGAGGGAACTATTT GAAACCTGTTGAGTGCCTGAGTGCTTGTTCAGAAG AGCGATATTCAGTGCACATTAATTGTGGGGGACCAGAAGCCAACATTGGAAACACCATCTACGAAGCAGATGATGAGCCAGGAGGTGCAGCAAAATATGAGTCCAAAAGAGAGGATTGGCAAACAAGTACCACAGGACATATCTGGGATGTTGATTCTTCCTCGTATAACTACAAAGCAGAAAACATGTCCATACTCAGAATGGACAACTCTGTATTGTACACAAATGCACGCTTCACGCCTTTGTCTCTCACATACCACGTTCGCTGTCTGGTAAATGGGAATTACACAATCAAGCTGCACTTTGCAGAGATAGTAATGAGGGATAACAGATCCTACTACAGTCTAGGAAGACGGATATTTGATGTTTATATTCAG GACATTGTTGTGCTGAAGGATTTTGATATAGTGAAGGCAGCGGGAGGGGTGGATAAGGTATACATTCATAATTATACAGCACCTGTAACCAATGGAGCTTTAGAGATCCGCCTTCATTGGGCTGGGAAAGGAACCACAAGGTCTCCCACAAAAGGAACATATGGTCCTCTAATATCAGCCATTGATGTGGAATCTG ACTTCAAGCCTCCTACTAAAGGCCGGAGGAAGAGATTCATTGTCGCTGGCGCTGTGGTTTTGTCATTATTCCTCGTTTTCATACTTCTATCCTCTCTCTGGTGGAAAGGTTATTTGGGAGGAAGGACATCAAGGGATCGAG AACTTGTTGGGTTAGATCTGCTAACTGGTATCTTCACCTTCAGTCAAATCAAAGCCGCAACAAATGACTTTGATCCAGCAAACAAAATTGGAGAAGGCGGTTTTGGCTGTGTCTACAAA GGAGTACTATCAGATGGCACTCCGATTGCGGTTAAGCAGCTTTCGGCGAAATCGAAACAGGGGAATCGTGAGTTTGTGAACGAAATAGGCATGATTTCTGCTCTGCAACACCCAAATCTTGTTAGATTGTATGGATGTTGCATTGAGGGGAAGCAATTGTTGCTGGTATATGAATACATGGAAAACAATAGCCTTGCGCATGTTTTGTTCG GGACCAAGGAAATCAAGGCAACGAAGCTAGACTGGCGTACAAGGCAGAGGATATGTGTAAGTATAGCGAAAGGTCTGGTTTTCCTGCATGAGGAGTCGACACTCAAAATTGTTCATAGGGACATAAAAGGTACCAATATCCTTCTTGACAAGGACATGAACGCCAAGATATCTGATTTTGGAATGGCCAAGCTTGATGACGAGGACAACACCCACATCGACACCAGAGTTGCTGGAACAAT GGGATACATGGCAccggaatatgcattatatGGTTACTTAACTTACAAGGCAGATGTATACAGCTTTGGTGTTGTAGCATTGGAAATTGTTTCTGGGATGAACAACGTCAAATTTAGGAGGGATGAGAATTTTGTATGCCTTCTAGATTGG gttctatatttacaaaaaaatgggGACATAATGGAGATAGTTGATCCAAGATTGGGGTCTgaattcaacaagaaagaaGTGGTTAGAATGATCAATGTAGCCCTGCTATGCACAAATCAATCTCCAGCACTTAGACCTACAATGTCTAGAGTAGTAAGCATGCTTGAAGGAAAAACTGATGTCGAGGAACTGGTCATGGTTCCAAGCACATTGGGTGATCCATCAGGGTATGCTACGGCCTTACACAACAAGTTTGCTCAATCTTCTGTCAATGGAAGTTTAAGTGAAACTCAGTCCCTCGTGAAGTCATCAGAGGGACCATGGACTACTTCATCCTCTTCATCAGCCCAGGATCTTTATCCAATTAGTAAAAGCTGA